TTCTGCTTCGCCAATAAAAATTATTTTATCTATTCCTTCGTACTCAAAAAAATCGCAAGCTCCATAACATGGCTCCCCAATAAAAAATGCTTCTTTTCCATTCTCTCCTAAAAAATCAATTATTTCTTGTGCATAATTGATAAAACCGGCTGGCAATCTAATTGCTATTTTACCCTTTGCCTCCTCGAGTAATTTATTTTCGTCAATTTTATAGTATCCTAACTTCATCATTCACTTCTATATCAACAAGCGTTTTTATCTTAATTCCTATTTTTTTCTCAATCTCTTCCTTATTCCCTTTATTTATTGCAATAAATATCCCTTTTATTTTTGCCCCAATTTCTTTCAATACATTAACAACCGCAATAAGTGTTCCACCAGTGCTTATAACATCATCAACAATAACAATCTCATCTCCTTTACTTATTCCATTTATATATAATCTTGTTTCTGAATATCCCGTCTTCTGTATAACCTCCTTCTCTCCAGGCAGAGAATATTTCCTCTTCCTCACTATTGTAAATGGCAATCCAGTTTTAAGAGATAATGCTGTTGCTATGGGTATGCCCATCGCTTCAATGGTTAAAATCCTATTACAGGGAGGCATTTCTTTTATTATTTCATCAACAATTTCTTCAACAATTTCTGGCTCAATAAATGGTATTCCATCAGTTACGGGATGAACAATATAATTATAATCGCCTTTCTTTATAATAGGTGCTTCTTTTATCGATTCTTTTAACAAACTCATTTTATCACCTTTTCTAAATCACCAACAAATTTATTAATCATTCTCTTGCTCACATGTGGCATAATAACACATCTTATTGTCCCATTTTCCTCATCTATACCCACAAACCATCCAATTTTAGCAAGTTTTTTTGCAACTTTAAACGCCTCATTTGTTTTTATCGCAACTATGTTAAGCTCTGGCTTAAAATATTCCACGCCCACTTCATCAAGCAATCCAGCCATATAAAAAGTTTTTTCCATACAGCTTTTAGCAACCTTCCTGTAGCCACTCCTTCCCACATGCCTCATCACCGCATAAGCAGAAACAACGCCCGCCCCAGGCCTTGTGCCAAGCAGGCTCGCCTGATATCTGGTATGGGTGCATTTGCTCCTTATCTTTATTTCTTCGAGCCAGCTTTTTTCCCTGAATATCAGAAAACCGCATGGAATGCATGCCATGCCCATCTTGTGAGCATCTACCGAAATGCTGCTTATTTTGCTTCTGAAATCAAATTTTTTTTCGCTAACAAAGGGAGCGATGAACCCTCCAAAAGCTGCATCAACATGCATGAAAACATTTTCCTCACTACATATTTCCGCTATTTCTTCTATCTCATCGATGTATCCAAAATTTGTGTTTCCAGCTATTCCCACAACACATAGTGTTTTTGAAGATATTTTTTTCTTCACATCTTTTGCTTTCATAAAAAATTTACAATTAACAAAATTCAGATTTAAATCAAGCAGATTTGCCGCCTTAATAAAGGAAAAATGTGCCTGCCTTGGCAGAACTATTTCATTCCCCCCGCTCAATTTTTTAAATATCCATAAAGATGTTATGTTGCTTTCAGTCCCTCCAGAGGTGGAAATTCCTCCATAGCTTGGCGGCGCATGCATCAGTTTTGCAATCCATTTTATTGCTTCTTCTTCAATTTCTTTAGTCCCAGGAAAAAGCTCATAATCGCCAAGATTTGTTTCCACGAACATTTGAAATGCTCTCCTTGCAACCCTGTGGGGCAATGTGCACATCGAACCAATTATATTTTTAAATTTCGCATCCTTCTCCTTTGCTTTTTTCAATTCATCAAACAAATCCATAAAATTATATTTATGAATTTAATAATCTTTTAGGCGAATAAAGGTGCTGTTAGCTTAACCAAAATTTTCGATAAAAATATGCATCCCATCCTATAGATGCATTTGGTGATAAAATGCAAAAAAGGGATGGGATGCAATTATTGAAATATTTATTGAAAGAAAAATGTATCATTATGAGAGAAAGAACCCCGGTGGAAATAATACTTTACAGCGTATTTCTGTATCTGTGCAGATTGTCGCTAAGGGATGTTTCTATGGCAATTCGCATATTCGTAAGGAGAAGCAGAACTGCCATATGGAAATGGCTGCACAAATTCGGGGGTGTATTGGAAAATAGCATCGCAGATAAAATGCCCTATTGTGTTGTCATTGATGAGACATCTCTTCAGATAGGGGATATGAATTTCTGGTTTTGGTTTGTCATTGAACCAGAAACAAGAAAGATTGTCTTCTTTATGATAAATAGGAGCAGAACAAACATGGCCTGTAAAAAATTGATTTGTGCGATGCAAAACATGTATGGAAAATTGCCATCTGTTGCTATAACAGATGGAAGGCCATATTTGATACTGAAAAGATACGGGATTCATCATGAGATTATTTCTGGGGGCATCAGAAATTATGTGGAAAGGGTAATTGAAACAATAAAAGATAGAACATTTTGATAACTATTTTCCAAGCAAGAGATGAAAAATAAAACATGTGAAGCTCTGGTTTTCCATTTATGTTTTCTATTATAATTGGATACGAAGCCATCAGAGTTTATCCAATAACTCCAGTTTTTTATTGTAGGGGGATAACAATGGATAATGAATATGAAAGATTTATAGTAGCG
Above is a window of Thermoplasmatales archaeon DNA encoding:
- a CDS encoding adenine phosphoribosyltransferase yields the protein MSLLKESIKEAPIIKKGDYNYIVHPVTDGIPFIEPEIVEEIVDEIIKEMPPCNRILTIEAMGIPIATALSLKTGLPFTIVRKRKYSLPGEKEVIQKTGYSETRLYINGISKGDEIVIVDDVISTGGTLIAVVNVLKEIGAKIKGIFIAINKGNKEEIEKKIGIKIKTLVDIEVNDEVRIL
- the mfnA gene encoding tyrosine decarboxylase MfnA, with the translated sequence MDLFDELKKAKEKDAKFKNIIGSMCTLPHRVARRAFQMFVETNLGDYELFPGTKEIEEEAIKWIAKLMHAPPSYGGISTSGGTESNITSLWIFKKLSGGNEIVLPRQAHFSFIKAANLLDLNLNFVNCKFFMKAKDVKKKISSKTLCVVGIAGNTNFGYIDEIEEIAEICSEENVFMHVDAAFGGFIAPFVSEKKFDFRSKISSISVDAHKMGMACIPCGFLIFREKSWLEEIKIRSKCTHTRYQASLLGTRPGAGVVSAYAVMRHVGRSGYRKVAKSCMEKTFYMAGLLDEVGVEYFKPELNIVAIKTNEAFKVAKKLAKIGWFVGIDEENGTIRCVIMPHVSKRMINKFVGDLEKVIK
- a CDS encoding IS6 family transposase, translated to MRERTPVEIILYSVFLYLCRLSLRDVSMAIRIFVRRSRTAIWKWLHKFGGVLENSIADKMPYCVVIDETSLQIGDMNFWFWFVIEPETRKIVFFMINRSRTNMACKKLICAMQNMYGKLPSVAITDGRPYLILKRYGIHHEIISGGIRNYVERVIETIKDRTF